The Silene latifolia isolate original U9 population chromosome X, ASM4854445v1, whole genome shotgun sequence genome contains the following window.
AATTTTCCGATAGCACTAACCTTCTTAACGAGTTACTTAGTATTCTGTAAGTTGTAAGATGGTTCAATGTCATAACAACTACAAGGCAAAAAGCAAATTAGTATATTATTGTTTGGTTCTAGCAATCGTGTTTGCTATTTAAACAAATATACTTTACGATGCTCACCTACTCTCAAATTAGATTACTATTCAACGAAATTAGGGCCTTTGATATATCCAAATTACTTTAGCTAACCGTTTCGCCAAATTAAAGATTTGTCCCGATAGAGGCAGATCTGCAACAACTAAAGTATTAAAAAAAAGATTAaaaatatatcaattatataacatttttttaaataaaaaaatattaaaaacgTACGGCGGCGCCGCCACGGACAAGGCACGAAAAGCCCATGGGCCGGGCTGCACGGCCCGAAAGCACGAAAATGGCCGTGCTTGAGCGAGCCAGCCGTGGCGTAGGTTTGATCGATGGGCTGGCATGGCATGGCACGGCCCGAGGAGCCCAATATCTGTGCCTGGGCCGGGCCAATTTTGGGGGAAGGCACGACAGGCCGGCCCAGCACGGCCCATTGCCTACTCtacccccaccttgtcccccctatccgttttgtgagtggcattatccgtcacttgttCCGACCCGTCTTCCGCAAGACTAACCGTTCAACATATACCTCTAGTTAGAATTGAACTCTATTCCCCTGCACCTCCTCCTCTATTGATCCAACATTAACATCAAGAAAAGATTATAAAATCATTTGCAAAAGCAACTGAGTAAAATTATAAAATCATTTGCAAAATCCCTCTTTCATAGATTTTGCAGACACTTGCAGGTACTTTCTTAATCTGATTAATTTTCTTAATTTAAATTAGTTGTTTCTTGTTAGCAGTTTCAAATCAAAACCCTATAAACAGTTAATTAATACAcaaaaaaggttttttttttcaattattttcGCAAATCATGAGATCAAAATTTCTGCAACTTGTTAAATTAATTCTCTTTTCTGGGTACTTTTTAGATTTTTGATTGGTTGTCAATTGaattttgattattttttttcaattgaatctttataattttttttgttgGTAATTTCTTGTATTTTACCCCTCTTATGTGTATCATTGATTTGCATGGATTTAATTTGGGTTGTATTTGTGTTtaatttgcattgcatttgttgAATTATGGTATTGTTAGTGAAATTATAGTTTGATTTGCatcatatgtttttttttttttttttaatttggaaCTTATAGATGTAATTTAAATTCAGTTTAgttggatttattttgattattctGAGTTTATTGGGCTACTAAGTAATTAACTTTATGCAACAAATAGAATAAAATGGGTCCAGATGAGTTTTATTCTGAGTTTATTGGGCTACTAAGCAATTTAAATTCAGTTTAGTTGCATGACTTTCGAGTCGATTCTGGCTATTAGAAGTGTATTTAATCAACTTTTTTTGTTGTAGTTCTGTTGAATAAAAGATAAAACCAGTTTACTTGGAATTATGCTTGTTTTTTTATCGATTTAATTGGTCCTTCTTAAAATTGAAAATTGACATTTGTAGTGTTATATATGGCTGTTTTCCCTCCTGTTTTATTCGCCAAATACGATACAATCGACTATGAATGTAAAATGGTGAAGAGTTTGTCTGGGGCAACTGTAGCATCATACATAAGTATCCCATATAATACCTGCCTTGTTTACTTTCTTTTTCGCTGTCTTTTTGCATACGGCTCAGTTTGGCTAATGTTGCGTCTTCTGATGTCCCTGGCGTTTGTATGTCTGTATCACTCGACATTATGACCTTATAATAATGGTCGTCGTCATTCTTTCCCTTTTCCCCTTGATATTTAGTTGGGAGGCTGTCTTCTTGTCAAAATCACTTCAAGCTGAAAAAAAGGTGAAGTTGTGTAATAGTTTAGTTTATTGAATTAGTTGATACATTTGTTCACTGGTTGAGAAGAGGGGACTTTTCATATTGTGTCTCATTCTGCCTGAAAATGAATTAGTGATACATAGTATCTATTCATACCGGAGGTCCAATGCTTACAAAAGGAGTATGAAAGTTGTTGAAATATCAGAGAGATAATCTTCAGTACATATAAAGTTATAGTAGAGATTTGGTTATTAAATCAGGATGACGTAATTTGTTACTCCGTATTTGCTGTCAATATGTAATATTTGGCAGGGATACACGCTTAATATAGTATATGATATATAGATTTCAAACGAATGCCATTAACCCATTCTAGGATTCGTATGAACCAATTTGTGATTCGCTGGGGGTTTGAGCGAACACTAACCTAAGTTTAAACTATATAAGTTTTGATTATATGTGTTGGGACGAGTCAGTTATGTGTTGTCAATTTTCTAAGAATATTGAGATCTGAGATGCTACATAAAGGTATTCACAtagtgaagtgggtattgggtgcgGAATATGTGGTCAGCGTTAGGATGCGATTGAGTAATGATGTTTGCTGTATTGTTTCTACTTTTAATGCTACTTTTCAAAAAACGATCTACTATATCATTCCTTTTATACCTAGTAGCGGAAACAATAGATTTGTGCATAGGTAATTTAGGTATGTTACTCATTCCCTGTTTCCTTGGACTTAGGAGGTATGAAACTATAATATTAAGTCATTCATGTGTGCACACTCCCGTGGAAATGTATGCATTAAATCCCCCAATATTGCTGTAAAACAGATGTCAACAATTATGTGTTGTTGCCATTAGAGACACTTATAGCATCTGTTTCCGTTATTTATTGGTTTTAAGCTTAAATGCAACCTTTCTATTCACACATTGTTCCTCTGACTTGATGGTCTGCTAGATTAACATGCAGACCAAGTTTTTTTGTGTGGTTTGGTCCAATCAGTGTTTGCTATATCTTATTAGTTTGATCCAATTTCAACTAGCAATCTTCATATTGCACATAGTAAATTATCTTCTATGTCAAGGATGCGTTGCTTGGTTTAGCTAGCAAATGTATTGGTTGTGATTTTATTAGGTCGTGGAGACAAGCTTTATTGGATAATTCAAAGTGCAACATTGGATCGACTTTATTTTTTAATATTTGTTATTTGGAGTGTCGAGAGGAAAGGTACTTATTTAATGAGTTAGATTATAAGGGACCTATTGAGCCACTAGGGTAACGCTGTTGTATTCGAGTGAGATAAAATGAGGCGCTTTGGGTGAAATAGACTTTGTTTGCTTTTGCCATTTCAGCTTTCACTCTTTTCATTGCCTAAGCTAATAACATTAgttgaaagaaaaaaagaattgcACTAGATAGTATTATGATGGACACAAATTACAATATTCTGCTCGAATCTTCTGTCTATCTTCCCGCCTTAGTCACCTCCAACTCTTGATTATAGTTACGGATCACCATCAACAGAGTCGGCTGAATATTTGTCTCATCAGATCGGAAGCTTTCTGATTATGGTAAGGTAAACCTTGAATTAAATTGATTTTTAAGAGGACGCAACAAGTCGATTCATTGAGAGTTGTCCTAGAGAGATgatttatatgttttttttttaaagttgctCAGACAACTAATCTTTATGCTATGTCCCTTTATTTCACGGGGTAATGCCCGTGCATGGAGAGGTAAAGCCGTTTGTTATTGGTTTCTTCCATTCACTATCCATTCTTTTTAGGGGAATCTACGTACTGTCTATCCTTCACTTTAGTGCAGAATCCGAAGTTTAGAGTTATGTCTATAGGATATCCACCTTGTCCAACTATTTAATTAAATAGGTGTTTGATTTGGTGTCTTTATGATCCTGCTTCCTTACTGGCTTGTTTTGGTAGATGTTCATTGTTACTTGTTTTAGCTGATTCAGAAGTATACCTCCGAGTTATTCTCATATCTGGCCTTGTGAAATTGGGTTTTCGAAATTTAGACCAACCCACTTCTCAAGACTGCTCTGGGTTTTGGGTGCTTATTGTCCATTGTTTGCCATAAAGCTTGTTCTGAGCTCTATCTCTTTCACATCGTTGGAGTGAGCTCTCACATCGCTTTGTTGAATTTACTCTCTTTACACTAGTAGTGTTGGTGCCTGTATTACCTGATTCtggtgtttaatttccgtttgctGTGGAACTCCGTGACTCCAATTCTTGATCTTGTTAATCATTAAAGAATTATCAGTTAACTATTCAGGCTTGTTTGTTCATTGTAATCTGTTACTTCTTTCTCTTTGGAATTCGTCTATTTGAATGATTTCCAGTTTGAAGGAATTGATTTCTGCTTGCTATCATTCTGATTTCCTTGGCGGAATGTTTCTTTGATAACAGAGGGTGTACATATGGTATTAATGCTGACTGTTTCTTTTTGAGCTGCAGAATGGATCAGCAAGGTCATGGTCAAGCCCCAGGCATGGGATCCGGTAGTGGTGCAGGTCAACTTCCTTATGGCGGTGCATACCAACCAAATCAAGTCACCGGGGCACCTGTGGTTACATCCGTGGGTAGCCCACAACCATCCGGAGCTCAGATCGCTCAGCACCAGCTGGCATACCAGCAGATTCACCACCAGCAGCAACAGCAACTTCAGCAACAACTTCAAGCATTCTGGCAGAACCAATACCAGGAAATCGAGAAAGTGACTGACTTCAAAAACCATAGCCTTCCTCTGGCAAGGATCAAGAAGATTATGAAAGCCGACGAGGACGTTCGGATGATCTCGGCTGAGGCCCCAGTCGTGTTCGCCCGGGCCTGCGAGATGTTCATTCTTGAGCTGACTTTACGTTCTTGGAATCACACGGAGGAGAACAAGCGGCGGACCCTACAGAAGAATGACATTGCCGCTGCAATTACTCGGACCGATATCTTTGACTTTTTGGTTGACATTGTGCCAAGGGAGGATCTGAAGGATGACGTACTTTCTACTCTCCCTAGGGGGCCTGGGATGCCCATGGGAGGCCCGGCTGATGGCCTTCCCTATTATTATATGCCTCCAACTCAGAATCCAGGTCAGCCTGGAGCACCAGGGATGATGATGGGTAATCCAAATGCATATGGTCCTCCTCAGTCTCAAGCTTATATGGCTCAGCCAATGTGGCCACAGGCACCGCCGCCGCAGCATCAACAGTCTTCTTCTGATGCTTAGCCTATTCTAATAATGTAAAGGTTAGTGACTAActattttcttttattatcaTTTTTTTATCAAAATGACTGAACTTTAGGAGAAATCTACAGTTACTGACCCATAAAGGCTGTGAAAGTGTGAAACTTCCTTGAAATGTGATTTCGGTGACTTCTAAAATCTTTCTAAAGCGGGCGCGATTCAGTGTCGCAGCCCGAAGTGAATACCATGCCTATCTGGTCTAGAGAAATTGCTAAGTGTAGGCTAGCATTAGATATTGCCTTCGATTGGTAACTTGATTATGCTTAGGAGACCTTCTTAATATATGTTTGTGTTTGCGAACTTATTTTACCTTCAAACTTAATTGGCACTTGTGTTTATATATATGAAAAGGGAAAAAGATTTCTATAAAGAGACCTTATGTTAGCCCGCGTAAAACTGTATACCACGTGTTTTTCAACCCAAACCCATTCATTAAAACCAATCAAAAGATTTGGAATATAAATTGCCAGATTTTGGGAATAAATGCTCTCTGATTTGTCCTGTTTACTCTTTTTATCGCGTTCGTTACTACCCCCATCCCCTTACATAGTGCTCAACTGCCCATACTAGGTGTTGCTTTGATCATTATTCTCTCCGAGTATATGTGGAGACATAATGTTTCCATCCCCAATGGAGTCGAAGACTTGCTGTTTTTTCGGTTATAGATTATGTCATTATGATAGAATAAAGAAGAATGACTCATTAAACTAGTTGCATATCTTTTATTGAAAAACAACCTCTGTATAATATTGCATACAATCTGACCCCCTTGCTCGGTACATCGGATCATGATGCTCCTTATCCCTCATTTGTGGGAGGGAGCCTTGAGTCACAAGGGTAAATCTAGTGATGTAATGTAAACTTTGTCCTGTTAGATTCTTGGAACCAGTTATTTTTATGTTCTCTTTTGAAAAGTCGTCGGTCTTTTCACTATTAAAGACGAATAGGGACAATATAAATGGGACGAAGCCACGAAGGGAATGGTTTTGGTACATAGGTAGTAATTCTTTATGTGTGCGTCAAAAGTTTGCTACCCGAGTTCAACCAAGTATTACTCTTGTTTCACAAAAACAAATCATGGTATTAATTTCGGATCACTACACCACATCATAACCAAGTTATCAATGTTTTGAAGTCACCGACTCACCGGTGACCGCATTTTGAGGCTGTATTTGCCAAATTCACAACCACCATCGTGACAACCGATCTGAACCCTGGATTTAGTACCCTGATAGAAACTCCTTATTTGCCTAGAATTCACAATTGGATGGCATATCGCACAAATCGTTCAGATAATGCAGGAACGAGATAGAAATAATGATAGATTGAGCGAGAGGAAGGTAAGTTGAAGTGGTATTTGCTATGGATGTTTGATCTACACATCTTCAACCGCAGACCCGACCCCCTCCGTTCTCCTATCTAACTCGTCGTCTATTGCAATGAATCTTGCTTCATGCATGGCCCATCTCGATCATTGGCCAAGTAATATGCGAATCTAACTCGGTATTGTTTTTCCTTCAATGGCTGTTTGCAGATGTGAGCAAGGAGTAGAGATATAGAGTGGGTGACTGCAAGCTGGGGGATACTGATACAACAAGTATTTAATGTAACCAAAGTAGCTTTTATATTTGCACCATTTCTTGTTTAAGACCGTCTCAACTTAAAAAACAGCTCAAAGCAACCAATTAAAATAGGTGTGAAAATAAAAGGAGGTTGTGAGAGACTCAGAGGTGttaaattaagacggtcttaagcaaGACCAAGTGTTGTTATATTGGTTGATAGTAGTACCTTTTTTTCTTTGCCTCTTGTGCTTCTGTTTACTCTCTGTACCTGGTTTTCGTATGACTGTCAATAGCTCCGGTATTTAAGATTCGAGGTTTTCGTATGACTGTCAATAGCTCCGGTATTTAAGATTCGAGATTTAAGAATTTGTAGATCATTTATAATGCATCAAGAAACTTTTTTTTTAATAGgtagtagtccattttatgaaagGAGGAAAAGTCAATCCTACTTGGGCCGGGTTAGGGCCGGGCTCACCTGGTCAGACCCGGTCCAGGCCAGGGGAAGAACGGGCTTGACTGGGCCGGGCCGCTGGGATATGCTTGACTGGGCCAGGGCCTGGGGCGGGTCAAGGATGGGTAGGGCTGCGGGCCTTgccatttttttgtatttttgctaaaatggcgGGCCAAGGGCTGGACGTGCTGGAATTTTAGGACCTGGGCTAGGCCCGAGTCAAGGGCAGGACATGCTGGAATTTTAGGACCTGGGCTAGGCCCGAGCCAATGGCGGACCAAGTTGCATAAAATAGCGGCCAAGGCGGGTCGGGTCAGCCCGTGCTGATGGCTCGGATGAGGTGTATAAGCTCGTCTTTTAACACGAGAGATTCCTACGCTCTACTATGTGTGTACCACGTCAGCGTATTCCCATATGGCCATACCAGTGTGACTATAACATATTTCTTCCTCTTAACTACATACGAGTACTCGAGCAATCCGTAATTTTTTCTCGATCTTCCTATTTGATCTTTTGAAGTCAAAGTCTCAAAACCTTAACTAAAAATACattacttaataataataaaatatgatGATAAAGAAAATATTGGCATAAATTATTCAACAATCTTTCGAAAAAtataatttccaaaaaaaaaaaaattatactccgtatataaatACTTGAAAATTAAGGTCAAGGTATTAACCTGGAGATCGTGAAAAGTCAAATAAAAAAGAACTCGGCCTATTCCGTTCGATAAATAAATGGGTACAGACAAGACATTCTGTGAAATTAGAAAGGACCAATCCACTAACCCACCTCAAATCCGCTAACCCACTAATTTGTGGGCCAAAAATTAAATATGAATCCAACCATTTTCGACTGAAGCCCGTATTTAATCGCCTCTATTTCGAAAGAATGTGTGATGGACGTTGGTGATGTTCCTTCCTATAACAAACGGCAGATATTTCAGCCACTTCACTCCACTACCCTTTGACTCTCTCATTTATTCAAACTCCTGTAATATATTTATTTCACCAAACACCCATTTATTTTCAAGTGTTTATTTACTCCCTTTtatttcactttctctctctaaaaacctcCAAAATTTCCATGGCTTCCAACCATATCAGGTACCCATTAAATTACTTTAAAGCATTGATTTTTCcattttatttgtttattattTCATGTTTAGCGCATAAAGTTTTGTTCTTTTTTGTTTCCGTTGCAGTTATTAGTTTTTGTTACTGTTTTTATTTgaattttgggttttttattttaatcttatcaTGGAGTTTGAGATTAATTGATACTCCctttgtctcagtcatttgtttacattttttattttttgtgaggGTTATTTTAAtcgaaggtaaacaaatgattgggacgtcGGGAGTAAATGCTGATATGGGTTTGAGTTTGTTGTGGAATTTTTGATGATTTTGGTTTGAGATTGAATTAGATTAAATGTAAGTTGATGGGAGGATGGTGATTAATTGAATGAATAGGTTAAAGTTAGTATGTTGTTGTATATCTTGAAGATTAGGGTTATTTATTTGAAGACACGATTTAATGGTAAATGTTTGTTTCGAAATTTTGATGTTGTGGGTTAAATGCAGATGATATTGGTGTTCTTTTGTACTAGTTTATTTGAAGTTGTGTTAGTTTAACAAAAAAGTTGTGTTATTCAAAGCCGAGAAACTTCAGTGACAAAACTCTGGAGAAAAAAAATGTTACTCCCTCCCTTCAAATCCAAACACCGCGGACTCACCTTTTTGTGAGAGAAATTTTGAGTTTATGGGGTATTTGGATTTGAACGGAAGAAGTATAGTGTAGGTCGAAAATCTATTTCAAAGTCGAGAAAACTTCTGTGAAAATACTCGGAGAAAAAAATGTTACTCCCTCCCTTCAAATCCAAGCACCGCGGTTTCACTTATTTCGTGAGAGAAATTTCATGGGTTTTTTGGATTTGAACGGAAGAAGTATAGTGTAGGACGAAAATCTATTTCAAAGTCAGTGTAGCTAAATCTGTTGGGGGTGTAGGATACATGTACAATTAGACAATTATATAGTTTATAAAGAATTTTGGAACTTGTAGACCGAAGAGGAAGTTTCAAATACGTATCTCACCTTATATATAAATGGAAGATACTGATTCTAGTTATggtatgctttttttttttttttttttttttttttttttcatgcatAGAAAGCTCCAATCTTGTTTTGTGGGGTTATATATGGGAGTTTAGATGTTACTGGTAAAGTGGTAAGGCATGGGGGACCCATCGTGCGTGTTGTTGTTGCCATCGTCATGGTTGTGCGCGATGTGGTGGGTCCTTTTATGATTggagttttcattttttattttactGCTAGGATTTTTCTTTTGTCCAAACTCTTTAGTGAGATTTGTGCGGATATGGTGTATCTTCTAGGCTGTTTTTGGTCCCGAGTGTATGAGACTTACATATCCTGTGATTATGACCATTCTTCCTGCGATCACGGACCTAGGTTTTTTGAGTTTTCTTTTGCTTGCTCTCCATGGCCATATGATACAGATTTTAATGCTGATGATCTTTTGTACTACGGAGTAGTTTATTTGAGATTTTAATGTGGTATGTTAAATGCGAGATGATATTGATGATCTTTTGTACTACGGAGTAGTTTATTTGAAGTTATGTTTATAAGAAAGGGTGATGAAAATTCACATAGATTTTAAAGTTGTGAAAAATTCTGTGAAAAAAACTCGGAGAAAAAAAATGTTACTCCCTCCTTCAAATCCAACCATAGTGGCCTCACTTTGTTTGTGAGAATTTTTTTGAGTTTATGAGGTGTTTGGATTTGAACGAAAGAAGTATATTGTAGGACAAAAATCTATTTCAAAGTCACCGATTAGTGTAGCTAAAGTCTGTTAGGGTTGTAAGGTACACATagaattatataattatatagtTTACAGTGAATCCTGAACAACTAGACTGAAGAGGAAGTTTCAAACACGTATCTCACCTTATTAAAAATGAAAGACACCAACTCTAGTGATGGTATGCTTTTCTCTGCCTAGAACAGTTTTGTTTGTTATGAAAAGttactccttttttttttcctttgccATGCATAGAAAGTTCTAATCATGTTTTGTGGGTTTATATATGGGAGTTTAGATGTTACTGGTAAGGCATGGGGGACACATCGTGCGTGTTGTTGTCGCCATCCGTCCAGGTTGTCCGCAATGTGTTGGGTTCCTATGGTTTGAGTGATTGAGTTTATTTTTTTGACTTTGTCGGATTCTTCTTTTGTCGAGAGTCTTTAGAGAAATTTGTGCGGATATTGTGTATCTTCGAGTTTGTTTTTGGTCCTGAGGATATGACTCTTACGTATCCTGTGATTATGATTATTACTCTTTTGATCATGGACCTAGGTTTTTTGAGTCGTTTTTGCTTGCTCTCCATTGCTATATGATGAGTTTTTTGGCAGCCTATTGTTGCAAAAATATTGGTTCAAAACCCACTTGTATATCTACGCATTGTTTCCTGTTTTCATTTAGATGAGAAAATGGAAATAAAGGGAGATAAGGTTAGAAAAAGCTTGGGCTATGTAGCTTGCCTTTTTTTCCTTCTCGTTTAATGGGTTTTGGGTGGTAAAGGGTTAATGTTTCATTGACGGATCTTTGTAGGGAGTCATATCACGGAATTTTACTTTAATTTGAGGTAGAATCCGTATAAGAAGTGGCATCAAGGAGTTTTACTTCACCGGGtcctttcaaatatttgaaatatattGTTATACGAATTTacatattttattttgtttatagcATGAAAAGGGTAAGCTGCATAACATTCCTTAGCTCATTGGTATCCCAGGATGCTACAACATGTGTTGGCCCCTACGTAGAAAACAAAGAAAATTCGTTGTGGTTCTGTCGGATTATCATTAGCAGTGGAGAACACTGAGTTTATATGTTGTGATCTTGTGGGGGTGTTGCTAGTTTTATTATCATATCTATCAACATGTAACATTTTGGAACATCATTACCACTTTTCCAGTCTTTATGACGGTATTATGGGCTATCAACATAAATGTCAATTACTATATAGGTATATAATGGGTTTGTACAGCTATATAAGCGCCTTTATGGAGGGTTTGAGGTAATTAATTTATAATCAGAGTAGAGGTTTTGAACCTAACACGATGCTCTTTTGGTGGACTACGTAATGAGCACATTTTTGTGCCCAACTTAAAAGTCAAACTGAGGTTAATCTTTTATAAACCATTAGCAGTAATAAAacttgttttgttgttttgcttAGAGATTGTTCTTTGTGACTGATACTTCCTATATTCATGTTATTCACATTCACTACATTCGATATGACACAAGTTGTAAGAAGAGTGTAGGTGATTAGAGAGTAGAGACTATTAACCTATAGACCTTTAAGATAGTTTTTTTGTCTTTTCAGTCAAAATTTAAATGAAAAGTGAATTGTGGTAATCAGTTGAACGTCTTAAAAAGGAATGCATGGTGTGTATATTGTTCTCTGAACAAGATTTTGATTCCTTTGATTGTTACTCAATTATATGTTTTCTGTCTAAACATGTATTGAATAGAGATCATTTCCCGATGGCGAATCCTAACTATATTTATCTCTTGTGATTACAAGTTATAACCCTCTAAGGTCACCATTCCCTGACTTTGATGTTTACTTCACTATGACATTTCTAATGTTTTTTTTCCTGATTCAGGCCTCCTCAGCCACAAGCGCTAAATGTTCCCCCTCTTAACAGTATGCCCTACGTTGATTCAGTTGCATCGATGTGTCTCCAATATGACTATCAGTATCCAAAAGATACTAAACCAGCAGAACCTGCTAAGCCAGCTTTGGTTTTTTTACCCTCCGAGCCTACTAATGACGAATGGCATAGTATCTTATCTGCCACAAGTAATGGAATTGGCTTGACTGGCAGTGCTGCTGCAGGAACTATAGGCCCATTAATGGGGAAGAGGGAAATCGGTGAAAGTGAAGATTCTTATATCTTTAGAGTGTCTCTTCCTGGTGTTGCTAGAGGTAAGTTTTGAAAACATTACTCCTTAATACAATTATATTTTCCTCTTTTACGTGCTCTTCTGCTTGAGTCTTGACCCTATGCAGGTGAAATTATGGTTTTAGTGTTTTACTATCTGAGCCACGGTCACCCAACAATCTTGACCTGACCCGTTTGGCACCTCTGTATGACTATGCCAGCCAAACTTTTCACTCATGGTttttatttaattgatttatAATCATACTTCTTCATCATCTCTTCTTTGAAACTCCTTGTTATGATACTATGAAAGTAGTTATTACTTATTAATGTAAGAAATATTTACTGGAATCAACTCAGGCTTTCGTTGTTACCTCTTTAATTTGCTCTTCAACATGTGGTGATGATGATCGTTTGTTAAGGGGTAATACTGTGTTTTTGTACCACTATGCACACATTTACTATAATATCAGTTTCTCAAACCtctcttattttattaatataaaatatgTGCGAGGGGTTGTACAAATGTAAGCATCACACTGTTTCGTGGTCCAACTCAAATTTTCGTAGTTGACCGGTTTTTTGGTCCAAACATGTTAACATTTCCCATTCCAGTATTATTAGTGTTTCTCTTCCTTGGAGCACAATAATTTCAcgatgttttttttttccttacgAGTTATTTTGGTCTAGGAATCATGTATGTTTGGGCTTTCTGAAACCAAATATTTAGCTCTGTTCATACTATTACAGACAACTGTCTTGGCTAAATCTCGTAACTCTTGTCTATATTAAATCTCTGCACACTGTTTAGTGTTCTTGTCTTGTTGCTATACACAAGCGGGGCCAACTCGCATTCTTTTGACTCATGGATAAGTGGGCTAGCGTATTTGAGAAAGGTTAATGTGCTGGGCGAGTGTAAATTTTTAAAAATGCATTGTTCGTGTACTGGCTTTGCCTATGGACTGGACAAGCCAGATCCAACGGGCGATACAGCCCTTGAGGCTCGAACCTCTCTAGCTGCAGCCTAGTGTACATACCACGCATGGCGATAACCTTGTTATTCTTCACCTAAACATCTCAAATTTTCATCTTTTGAC
Protein-coding sequences here:
- the LOC141619652 gene encoding nuclear transcription factor Y subunit C-3-like; the protein is MDQQGHGQAPGMGSGSGAGQLPYGGAYQPNQVTGAPVVTSVGSPQPSGAQIAQHQLAYQQIHHQQQQQLQQQLQAFWQNQYQEIEKVTDFKNHSLPLARIKKIMKADEDVRMISAEAPVVFARACEMFILELTLRSWNHTEENKRRTLQKNDIAAAITRTDIFDFLVDIVPREDLKDDVLSTLPRGPGMPMGGPADGLPYYYMPPTQNPGQPGAPGMMMGNPNAYGPPQSQAYMAQPMWPQAPPPQHQQSSSDA
- the LOC141619655 gene encoding alpha-crystallin domain-containing protein 22.3-like; translated protein: MASNHIRPPQPQALNVPPLNSMPYVDSVASMCLQYDYQYPKDTKPAEPAKPALVFLPSEPTNDEWHSILSATSNGIGLTGSAAAGTIGPLMGKREIGESEDSYIFRVSLPGVAREDFTCDVNPDGLIFIKGVTTTGEKTVYKHSLKFDMQSQNLCPPGVFTITFKLPGPVDSQYLAAHFGIDGVFEGVVKKKMVGME